The following proteins are co-located in the Perca fluviatilis chromosome 22, GENO_Pfluv_1.0, whole genome shotgun sequence genome:
- the si:dkey-118j18.2 gene encoding uncharacterized protein si:dkey-118j18.2, translating to MELYWYIVVIIFIIIKIFFYVCWYRSRQRQLAAYLSNPRNAQIVIVGGRAYLHQMCERQSQTSVWPSWYGVQDDLSIEEPSTTLPPAASYSHLDMPPPYEAVSGEDDLKPPPYSECAHGDEADAPRPSHQAPLSSEGDAISVNEAPPPYTLSPPPQVSQQDVPVSHRESQSESRST from the exons ATGGAGCTGTACTGGTACAT AGTTGTTATTATATTCATCATTATCAAGATATTCTTCTATGTGTGCTGGTACCGATCAAGACAGAGACAACTGGCAGCATACTTGAGCAACCCACGCAATGCTCAGATAGTCATTGTTGGAGGAAGGGCCTACCTTCATCAgatgtgtgagagacagagt CAAACCTCTGTCTGGCCTAGTTGGTATGGTGTTCAAGATGACCTGTCGATAGAAGAGCCCTCCACAACCCTGCCACCAGCTGCATCCTACTCCCACTTGGACATGCCACCACCATATGAGGCCGTCTCTGGAG AGGATGATCTGAAGCCCCCTCCCTACAGCGAGTGTGCTCATGGCGATGAGGCCGATGCTCCTCGTCCCTCCCATCAAGCTCCTCTCAGTTCCGAGGGAGACGCCATTAGCGTTAACGAAGCCCCACCCCCATACACACTGTCACCCCCTCCACAAGTCAGTCAACAAGACGTCCCTGTAAGCCACAGGGAGTCCCAGTCAGAGAGCAGGTCCACCTAA
- the timm21 gene encoding mitochondrial import inner membrane translocase subunit Tim21: MAYMQIWKGLQRNLQQTATLYSAQKCKLTQVSLLIHTHRTASTVSRLTFHSRIEAPSAMPVLSCFIRRGISLDSTARNQSSPEERDKSVSRYQSGSPKTSAAQKVKEAGRDFTYLIVVLIGLGVTGGLLYVVFQELFSSSSPNKVYGKAFNKVRLDPEVIGAFGEPIKCYGETTRRGRRQHLSHLEYLKDGLKHMRLKFYIEGSEPGLKGTVHSESKENPETGKYEFRYIFVEVDTYPRRTIIVEDNR; the protein is encoded by the exons ATGGCTTACATGCAGATATGGAAAGGTCTGCAGCGGAATCTACAACAGACAGCGACACTGTACAGCGCTCAGAAATGCAAACTCACACAAGTCAGTTTgctcatccacacacacaggacagcgTCAACAGTGTCGAGACTGACTTTCCACAGCAGAATCGAGGCTCCTTCTGCCATGCCAGTACTGAGCTGCTTCATACGGCGGGGTATTTCGCTCGACTCTACAGCCAGAAATCAAAGCAGCCCCGAAGAGAGAGACAAGTCGGTTTCCAGGTACCAGAGTGGGAGCCCCAAAACTTCAGCTGCACAAAAAG TAAAAGAAGCTGGCAGAGACTTCACCTACTTGATAGTTGTACTCATTGGGCTTGGAGTGACAG gtggaCTGTTATATGTGGTGTTCCAGGAGCTGTTTTCTTCCTCAAGTCCAAATAAAGTCTATGGGAAAGCCTTCAACAAAGTCAGGTTAGACCCAGAG GTGATCGGTGCATTTGGGGAGCCAATCAAGTGTTATGGGGAGACTACCCGTCGAGGAAGGAGGCAGCATCTCAG TCATCTGGAGTACCTGAAGGACGGACTGAAGCATATGAGACTAAAGTTTTACATTGAAGGCTCTGAGCCGGGCCTCAAAGGAACTGTACACTCAGAGTCAAAAGAG AATCCTGAAACTGGAAAATATGAATTCCGTTACATATTTGTGGAAGTAGACACCTACCCAAGACGAACCATTATTGTGGAGGATAACCGATGA
- the LOC120552066 gene encoding zinc finger and SCAN domain-containing protein 2-like, translating into MPSVEYVRQFVNERLTAAAEEIFRVFEKTIVEYEEEIDRQRRLLELPQQHVCEEEEEEEEEEEVLADEQQMCTQERNSGLDQEEPDPPQIKEEQEELCISQEGEQLVLKQETDAFMLTPTYEESGRSEDQTLNLSIDQTQCMVEEKRLNYIPVNKSVVSEPNADILLFSHETESQAHKRGERYHKSRSHSNVINNPNLSEIHKVSDTGKRYFKCDKCGKVYKYNSVLQRHLRTHTDEKPYSCKTCGKAFKCNSTLKVHMSSHTGENPHTCKICWKDFESIYDLNVHMRIHTGGKPYSCKICGKDFRRNYTLKIHMRTHTGEKPYLCKTCGKRFSHLSALIRHMRVHTGEKAYSCEMWGQFQT; encoded by the exons ATGCCTTCAGTTGAGTATGTGAGACAGTTTGTCAACGAGCgactgactgctgctgctgaagaaatattcagagtttttgaaaaaactatCGTCGAGTACGAGGAAGAGATCGATCGTCAGCGCAGACTGTtgg AGCTCCCACAGCAACATGTctgtgaggaggaagaggaggaggaggaagaggaggaggttcTCGCTGACGAGCAGCAGATGTGTACTCAGGAGAGGAACTCCGGTCTGGACCAAGAGGAGCCAGATCCTCCAcagattaaagaggaacaggaggaactctgcatcagtcaggagggagagcagcttgtaCTGAAGCAGGAGACTGATGCCTTTATGTTGACTCCTACTTATGAGGAAAGTGGGCGCAGTGAAGATCAGACTCTGAACTTGAGTATCGATCAAACTCAGTGTATGGTGGAGGAAAAGCGTCTAAACTACATTCCAGTTAACAAGTCTGTAGTATCAGAACCAAACGCTGACATCCTGCTCTTCTCTCATGAAACTGAGAGCCAAGCTCATAAAAGAGGCGAGCGGTATCACAAAAGCAGAAGTCACAGTAACGTTATAAACAACCCTAACTTGTCAGAGATTCACAAAGTTTCTGACACAGGTAAAAGGTATTTCAAATGTGACAAATGTGGAAAGGTTTATAAGTACAATTCAGTATTACAGCGACACCTGAGAACCCACACAGATGAGAAGCCATATTCTTGCAAAACATGTGGTAAAGCTTTCAAATGTAATAGTACCTTGAAAGTCCACATGAGTAGCCACACAGGTGAGAACCCGCATACTTGTAAAATCTGTTGGAAAGATTTTGAAAGTATCTATGATTTGAATGtccacatgagaatccacacaggcgGGAAGCCGTATAGTTGTAAAATCTGTGGGAAAGATTTCAGACGTAACTATACTTTGAAAATCCACATGAGaacccacacaggtgagaagccgtaCCTTTGCAAAACCTGTGGAAAAAGATTCTCTCATTTGTCAGCATTGATAAGGCATATGCGAgtccacacaggtgagaaggcGTATTCTTGTGAAATGTGGGGACAATTTCAGACGTAG
- the LOC120552065 gene encoding zinc finger protein 391-like isoform X1: MPSVECMRQFVNERLTAAAEEIFRVFEKTIVEYEEEIDRQRRLLGNVIAWNPKIKLHIIELPQQHVCEEEEEEEEEVLADQQQMCTQERNSSLDQEEPDPPQIKEEQEDLCISQEGEQLVLKQETDAFMLTPTYEESGRSENQTLNLSIDQTQCMVEEKRLNYIPVNRSVVSETNTDILLLSHETESQAQKRGKHGESGSIRNAEPETNKSRSQSNSVNNPNLSEIHLDTQAGKKVYNDIRILTDEKQHSCQICGRSFNRISSLKYHLITHTGEKPYSCKTCGKTYGQISSLKYHIRTHTGEKPYSCKTCGKAFKCNNILKVHMRTHTGEKPYTCKTCGNRFCDLSALIRHMRIHTGEKPYTCKTCGKDFSRSDDLKVHIRIHTGEKPYTCKTCGKNFRRSTEVMVHMRKAHTGEKPHLF, encoded by the exons ATGCCTTCAGTTGAGTGTATGAGACAGTTTGTCAACGAGCgactgactgctgctgctgaagaaatattcagagtttttgaaaaaactatCGTCGAGTACGAGGAAGAGATCGATCGTCAGCGCAGACTGTTGGGTAACGTTATCGCTTGGAATCCCAAAATAAAGTTACACATCATAG AGCTCCCACAGCAACATGTctgtgaggaggaagaggaggaggaggaggaggttctcGCTGACCAGCAGCAGATGTGTACTCAGGAGAGGAACTCCAGTCTGGACCAAGAGGAGCCAGATCCTCCAcagattaaagaggaacaggaggatcTATGCatcagtcaggagggagagcagcttgtaCTGAAGCAGGAGACTGATGCCTTTATGTTGACTCCTACTTATGAGGAAAGTGGGCGCAGTGAAAATCAGACTCTGAACTTGAGTATCGATCAAACTCAGTGTATGGTGGAGGAAAAGCGTCTAAACTACATTCCAGTTAACAGGTCTGTGGTATCCGAAACAAACACTGACATCCTGCTCCTCTCTCATGAAACTGAGAGCCAAGCTCAAAAAAGAGGCAAGCATGGAGAGTCTGGATCAATTAGAAATGCAGAGccagaaacaaacaaaagcagaaGTCAGAGTAACAGTGTAAACAACCCTAACTTGTCAGAGATTCACCTTGATACTCAGGCAGGTAAAAAGGTGTATAACGATATAAGAATCCTCACAGATGAGAAGCAACATTCTTGCCAAATATGTGGGAGAAGTTTCAATCGGATATCTTCATTGAAATATCATTTAATaacccacacaggtgagaagccatATTCTTGCAAAACATGTGGGAAAACCTATGGTCAGATATCATCATTGAAGTATCATATAAGAACCCATACAGGTGAGAAGCCATATTCTTGCAAAACATGTGGGAAAGCTTTCAAATGTAATAATATTCTGAAAGTCCACATGAGaacccacacaggtgagaagccatATACTTGTAAAACATGTGGGAATAGATTCTGTGACCTGTCAGCATTGATAAGACatatgagaatccacacaggtgagaagccgtaTACCTGTAAAACATGTGGGAAAGATTTTAGTCGTAGCGATGATTTGAAAGTCCACATAAGAATCCACACAGGTGAAAAGCCGTATACTTGTAAAACTTGTGGGAAGAATTTTAGACGTAGCACTGAAGTGATGGTCCATATGAGAAAAGCCCACACTGGTGAGAAGCCGCACCTTTTTTAA
- the LOC120552065 gene encoding zinc finger protein 391-like isoform X2, translating into MPSVECMRQFVNERLTAAAEEIFRVFEKTIVEYEEEIDRQRRLLELPQQHVCEEEEEEEEEVLADQQQMCTQERNSSLDQEEPDPPQIKEEQEDLCISQEGEQLVLKQETDAFMLTPTYEESGRSENQTLNLSIDQTQCMVEEKRLNYIPVNRSVVSETNTDILLLSHETESQAQKRGKHGESGSIRNAEPETNKSRSQSNSVNNPNLSEIHLDTQAGKKVYNDIRILTDEKQHSCQICGRSFNRISSLKYHLITHTGEKPYSCKTCGKTYGQISSLKYHIRTHTGEKPYSCKTCGKAFKCNNILKVHMRTHTGEKPYTCKTCGNRFCDLSALIRHMRIHTGEKPYTCKTCGKDFSRSDDLKVHIRIHTGEKPYTCKTCGKNFRRSTEVMVHMRKAHTGEKPHLF; encoded by the exons ATGCCTTCAGTTGAGTGTATGAGACAGTTTGTCAACGAGCgactgactgctgctgctgaagaaatattcagagtttttgaaaaaactatCGTCGAGTACGAGGAAGAGATCGATCGTCAGCGCAGACTGTTGG AGCTCCCACAGCAACATGTctgtgaggaggaagaggaggaggaggaggaggttctcGCTGACCAGCAGCAGATGTGTACTCAGGAGAGGAACTCCAGTCTGGACCAAGAGGAGCCAGATCCTCCAcagattaaagaggaacaggaggatcTATGCatcagtcaggagggagagcagcttgtaCTGAAGCAGGAGACTGATGCCTTTATGTTGACTCCTACTTATGAGGAAAGTGGGCGCAGTGAAAATCAGACTCTGAACTTGAGTATCGATCAAACTCAGTGTATGGTGGAGGAAAAGCGTCTAAACTACATTCCAGTTAACAGGTCTGTGGTATCCGAAACAAACACTGACATCCTGCTCCTCTCTCATGAAACTGAGAGCCAAGCTCAAAAAAGAGGCAAGCATGGAGAGTCTGGATCAATTAGAAATGCAGAGccagaaacaaacaaaagcagaaGTCAGAGTAACAGTGTAAACAACCCTAACTTGTCAGAGATTCACCTTGATACTCAGGCAGGTAAAAAGGTGTATAACGATATAAGAATCCTCACAGATGAGAAGCAACATTCTTGCCAAATATGTGGGAGAAGTTTCAATCGGATATCTTCATTGAAATATCATTTAATaacccacacaggtgagaagccatATTCTTGCAAAACATGTGGGAAAACCTATGGTCAGATATCATCATTGAAGTATCATATAAGAACCCATACAGGTGAGAAGCCATATTCTTGCAAAACATGTGGGAAAGCTTTCAAATGTAATAATATTCTGAAAGTCCACATGAGaacccacacaggtgagaagccatATACTTGTAAAACATGTGGGAATAGATTCTGTGACCTGTCAGCATTGATAAGACatatgagaatccacacaggtgagaagccgtaTACCTGTAAAACATGTGGGAAAGATTTTAGTCGTAGCGATGATTTGAAAGTCCACATAAGAATCCACACAGGTGAAAAGCCGTATACTTGTAAAACTTGTGGGAAGAATTTTAGACGTAGCACTGAAGTGATGGTCCATATGAGAAAAGCCCACACTGGTGAGAAGCCGCACCTTTTTTAA